caacatggggctcaaactcatgaccccaaattcaagagttgcaagctccaCTGACccaggcagccaggtgccccttagcaGTTCAGAAAAATCACGTCACGGACTCTTTGGTGTGTGGCACAAATACAGCACACCTGTATCGGTCTGTAGTTGCAGCCGTCCTGTTCTCCAGGATTTTACAAACAGCGCGAGCATCGGATTACACCCCATGCAGAAGTGTGaacatttatgtatgtaaatacacGTTCTTTTGTATTTATACTGGTTTTGAAATTGTAAGTAATCAATTTTCCctgtgaaattttatttcagcATAGTAAAGGGGGGTTCACAGAAGGCATGTTGGGGCTGACAGTGCTGAGGGGCACTGTCTTGTATTAATAACTGAGCTGCAgcgagtgtgtctgtgtgtgtgtgtccatgagCACAGTTTCTGGGCCACGTTTTGGTATCATGATTGTAGGAATTGGCTAGTTCCCCAGAATTTAAATGAGTGTTTctaattggggcacctgagtggcttaatcagttaagcttctgactttggctcaggtcatgatctcagggtcctgggatggagccctgcatcgggctctgtgctctgtgggggaacctgcttctccctctctcttcgtccctccccctgcttgtgctctttctctctcaaataaatgaaatcttaaaaaagaaaagaaaagaaaagaatgtctcTACCATGGGAATTTGCTgttctttaaaagtttgaaagACAGTGTACCTACAAAATTGCCCCACCCCCAACGTCCTTTCTGGTTTACTTACTCcttcaagtttttctttcttgagtaTTGGAGAATTCGGATTTTCTACTAAAAAGTAGTTTACAATGtcagtttttaagaaaattaactatCTTGAGCTTTtcaaattaacatataattttacacattgttttcttataatcttcgttgttcttttttttttttttcctttttcttgcttaattcgTTGAGGTTTAGATGTGGTGCCAGTCATCTGTTTGTCCTCAGTTCCACGCCGGTTCCAACCCTCTGCTGTACTGCAGGTGcagacaccccccgccccccgcacctCCCAGGCTCCCCGGCTGGCGAGCTCCCGTCACATCTGGTCCTTGGTGCAGGCCAGTACTGGAGGGCGGAAGGAAAGGAGCTGGGGGACTTCTCCGGTCTCTGTACTTCCTGCTGTCTTCAGCTGTGTCCTCTGCAGTCCCAGCTACTGCTCCAcagtcccagccccagccagcaggACTGCTGTGCTCCCCTTCCCACTGGGAGGCCCCACTCTTCAGCTCTAGTcacacccacaccccacccctctgtccctctgggtAACTTCCCGCTGTTGCTCTTCTCTCATGGGCCCCACCTTGCCCTGCACCCCTTTCAGATGCCTCCTAACTGAATTCCTGCAGCTGAAATACTGGCTGTGGGTTCAGTCCTTCTGGCTGGACCTTGACTGACTGACACGCATTTTATCACTATTTTTCAGCAAAGCAGCTTTTGAATTCATGCATCAATTCTACTATTTTCTAAATGACTCATTTCTGCTTCTATTTGGTGAAATAATATAGCTTTGCCAGTGGTATCCTGTAgtatttgccaatttctgtgggtAAGTATTTCCATCACAGCCAATTTCAACTGTCAGTGTGACGTCACTAAcaggaggacagaaggaagacTTCAGAAAATGGTAAAAACAATCACATCTTCAAactgaatatttgaaattaaacttCTCCAATATGGAACACTCCCTCAACTTCATtgttaaataagaaaatcatttcGTTTGAAAATTTCTCAGGTTTTTCTCACTTCAAAATAATTCCTAGCTGCTATGAATAGACTTGTGCCCTgccccaaattcttatgttgaaaccctaacccccaaagtGACAGTATTTGGAGACACAGCCTTTAAGaggtaaataaggttaaatgaggtcatgagggtggggctccAAACCGaaaggactggtgtccttgtaagagaaaCAGAGACCAGAGCTCTCTCCGCAAGGACACAAAGAGGCCCCGTGAGCACACAGATGATGGCTCCCACAAGCCAGGagaagaggcctcagaaggaaaCTTGCTGGCACCcggatcttggatttccagcctccaggactgtgagaaagtGAGTTCTGTCGTGTgagcccccagtctgtggtgttctATTGGGGCGGCCCGAGCTGATGAATACAAGTATGCCCACTGACGGCCAGCAAACCAGAGCCCATCATGGTCACAGAGCTTGTCTGGGTGACGAAAACATTTTGGAATTAGAAGTGCTGATGGTTGTGCAACACTGTGAATGCCGTTAATTCTAcggaattgtacacttaaaaatgaaaagacaggcaaagtgttacatatattttaaccacaatctttaaaaaaattaatatacccAAACCACCAAATCATATACTTTCAGTGGGTGAATTGtgtggtgtgtgaattatatgtAAGGTgtgtgaattatagctcaataaaattattttttaagactcaGAGCCCAAACTGACGAGTaatcaaataatttcaaaagcaaacTTGCTGAAAATTCCTTAACAAATGTGACAGTGAGAAAGTCTGTGTAACAGGAATGCAGGTACACTTTACTATTTGCTATGGGCCACCAAAAAGAACTGTCCCTTGGGTCTCCtcccctgggagggcaggggcaggtgtgggAAGGCACCACCCTGGCCCCGGCTGTGTCCCAGTGTGAACCACCCAAGAAGGGAGCGGTCCAGGCTCTGCTGCAGGAGTACTGGTGAGAATGCCTATCTCCCCACCCCGGCTAGTCTCATCTTTAGAAAAATTGGCCCCAAATGTTTAAATACATGAAGAGTCTCGATTTCACAAATCCAGGAAGTAAAGACAAAAACGACAAGTAATGAGTTTTCACTTATCAGACTGGCAAAGGTCAAAAAGCCACTAGGGACCCTTGGCtggtgagagaagagaaacagacagaCCCATCACTGCTGCCGTCACAAATGGCACATCTCCGGGGAGGACACACTGGCAGTATTTAGAGAACCTAAAAATGCACGTATCCTCTGCCTTAGcgattttaattttagaaatttatcctaCAGGCTTTTGCTCCCGGGTACAAACATTGTTCACACTATTTGTAACAGCGAAAGATCAACTGCCATTTAACAGGGGACTGGATGTACAAATTATGGTCGACTGCACACCAGTCCCACGCACCATCGGGAGCAGCAACCACGCTGTTGCCTTGTGCCTCCTGGACTGGGTCATCATGTCACCTTCATCAGCTGTCCAAGCAATGTTTTACAATTTGGCAACTTGATAGGTAAAAAAGGGcaataaccttgttttatgttaTTTCCTTCATTGCTACTGGGGTTGACTTCTTTTTTCATGCTTATTGGCCCTTGTACATTTTGAGTTCTATAAAGAAGTTCACAAAACGTGTtttcatttgttggtttttttgatTTTCACTGATGTTGTGAATACAGACAGGTATAAAGCACTGTCACTCTACACGTGGGGGAAATGGGGCTCTCGGATCTAACAGGAGCTATGCATCCTGTTTTTTAATACATCACCTCACTTTCCCAACAACCCTGAGAGGTTAGCTCTTACTATTCTCACCTTACAAATAAAGAACCCGGGGGTAGGAGAAGCTGGcggacttgcccaaggccacttGGCGGGTAACAGGGACCAAAGTCGGTACCTTGGCTCTACAGTAGCTCCTCCTCTTCTTTGAGGCGAGGGCAGAAAGACGCTGGGGTCAGGAGGCCACGCGGAGGTCCACCCAGTCCCACACGTGCAGTGAGGCGTCACTTGCTGCCGATAACAAAGTCCGTGGTTTGTGGGGGTGCCAAGTGTGGGTAGTGACCAGTGGAGCAGTGTCTATCTGACTGCCCTCCAGGAAGATGTGACCTCTGTGAGTGAAGAGAGGGTCTACTTGGCTCCCCACTCCATCCCAAGATGTGGCATCGTAGACCTGGACTGTCCCATCAAAACCTAAGGAAGAACGAGAAAAGAGAGGATTGACATTGAATCtctaaagtaatttttattgtttgtttgttttttatctctatgcccaacaaggggcttgaactcacgaccctgagatcaagagtccacactccaactgagtcagccaggtgtccctgaagtAATTTTTATAGTTTGCTCTCTGGTACCAAAACAGGCTATAGAATGAGAAATCAAATAATAACAAGATGCTtaaggccaggggcgcctggctggctcagcctgtacagcatctgactcttgatcttggggtcacagagctgagccccatattgggtggcaattacctaaaaaagaaaaaagatgcttAAAGCCAGCTGAAGGGCACGTAAGCTCTGCCCTCGACGTCGGCAGCTGACGACTCCACTGAGCAGGTGCCGGTGTACTTCCGCTGTTCATCTGTTACACGCCAGGCCTAAGGCCAATCCTGGACAGGCATTCTTTTAATCCAAACACACGCatgaaataggtactattattttgCTTGGGAAACTGACGCTTAAGAGACTCTTTCAAACCTTTTCCACTTGCCTCAAATTCTAATCCCTCCGCATCTGGATCCCTCTCAGCAGATGGTCTTGCCCCCTGCTTGATGGGGTTAACAGAAGCCCTTACAGAGGGGCACCCGCATGTCCCCCCACGACCTGGCTACACCCACACTCTGTCCTGTTGTCTTCTTGCTACCAAAGAGACAGTTCCTCCACCAAGCTTGGTTCTTTTCTCCCGCTCTTTTTGGATCCTGCCATTTTCAATGATCTTTTCTTATTCTCTCGACTATTCTTTCAACCTCTCCCCTTCCATAGGTCCTTCCCATTGACTTCTGGATGCCCTCATTATTAGATACCCTCCTTAAGCTAGAAACTGCCGTGCCAGACCCAGGAGTCTGCTGACCTAGCAGCCTGCTAGAATTCGAAAAGCAAGCAGACCAAGAAGCATTTTTGTGATCCTCTCACCTCTTCCTGGTACTGCTCGGTGACCATCCTAGAGCCCCACTGGCTGCAGGCCTCTCGACCAACCTCAGCACCGCATTCCTGCTCAGGTAGGAAAGGCCTGCTACCAAGGTCAAAATTTAGTAGCTAGAACGGGGAAGGGCCTGCCATGGAAGAACCCGGAGGGAGTTGATCTGGAGCTTCTCCGAGAGCGACTTTCACTTCTGGGGCCAGATTTATTATGGGGCTGCAGGCTCCTTCCTGAGCACCGTATAGTCCCCTGGGAAAGAGATCAAGTAACAGACCCAAAATGCTGCTCAGCAGTACCTGAAATGGCCAAGCAGCCGTCCAGGCCTGGAGCCCAAGTCACTCGCAGCAGCTCTGGGTCAGGGCTGGGTGCAGACACTGAGCACTGGACGGAGCTCACAGGATGGCCGAGGTCCCGGGGATCGAGAAGGCAGAGCTGCCCATTGGAGCCAAGGCTGGCAATGCTGGGCCCAGGGCCCCGGCCCCCAACGTCAGCATACCACCTCCCGCCAGCAGCTCCAGGGCCGGGGCTGAGATTCTCTGACGGCGCCCACTTCTGGCGGATGTCAACGAGCCCCAGCCGGCCGGAGGCACAGCAGAAGGCAAAAGTGTCTGCGTCCAGGACCTGCAGGCTACTCAGCTCCTCACTGTCGCTGACCCCTGCAACACAGAGGGTGACACAGAAAGCTGCTGGAGTCACAGGAGCCTGGCCGGTCGCACGGCTGCAAGGGCTGACCGGCTGCAGTACCTGAGGTGTACGTGGTCTTCTGTGTTTCCAGATCCACGATGTTCAGACTGCGGAGCCTCGCCCCGTGGAGGACTCTGGGTGCCGTAGAAGAGAAGATGGCCACCCTGGGCCAGAGACCGCCCTCCTTCTGCTGCACAGCAATGCTGCTGACAGCCTGAATGACATCTGGAGGAAAGCACAAGAGGCTGAAATCCGGGATGCTGATGAAGGCCTGAAACATCATGAGGTGAAGGCCAGCCAGTAGTCTTCCCTCGTACATTTAGGTCAAGGAAGAAAGGGGGCTGACAGCTGGCAGAGAGGACGTGAGACATAAACACTCTGGATTATGTTCACATCTCTGAAACTGTCAGAAGCACGTGAATTCCTTTACAATCTGTCTTACAGTTTTGCAAATGGGAGATGATGAATCACAGCAGGCATCTCAAAACCCCAAAAGCAGTTCTGGCTTTTTATAGTTTtgcaaagaacaaataaagatagaaaacagCAAAGAACGCCCTGAGGATGTCACTTACACCTTAAGTGAAAATAACAGGTACAGAGTTCACGGACTAATAGTATTTCTTCAAACACATGTTCCAGGACCTCAAGCCATCTGTGGACGCCTAGCAGGAAAAGGTCACGACGCCAAAGTCTCCAAATGGAAACCGGGCAGCAGGGTCCACATCGCTGTTGCACCGAATGGAGGAAAGACACGCCTGACCTCAAGACGGATCCAGTTTCGGTGCGTGTGCTCAGCCTGCTTGGTTCTCACCTCTGTGTTCTACACGGGAGGCTTCTCTTAGTGGCAGCCATTTAGAGCACAGCTCGGAACAAGTGGTTTGCTGTACAAACTACTTAATGGGCGATGCAGATTTCCATTTTGTACTTTCTTGCTCCTAGCAACCATCTTTCAACAAAGGTACCAAGGCACATCAATGGAGAAAGGTTAGGCTCTctgacaaatggtgctgagacaactggatatttacatgcaaaaaaGGGACTTCACACTGCACACAAAGGGTAACTCTAAAGATATCACAGGCTTAAATGCTGGCACGAAAACAATaaaactttgggggaaaaaagaaaacaaagcatagGGGAAAAATCTGTGGGTTAgataaagatttcttaaatatgacaccaagaGTATAGTTCTTATGAGAAAACACTGACAAACTGGACCTCACCAAAATGTAGAACTTTTATGCTTCAAAAaacactattaagaaaatgaaaagacagtaaCAGACtgtaaaaatattagcaaaacacaTATaggattaaaaatagagctactctatgacccagcaattgcactactgggtatttacccaaaggatacagacatagtgatctgaagggacacctgcaccccaatgttcatagaagcaatggcgacaacagccaaactatgggaagagcccagatgtccatcaacacataaatggataaagaagatgtggtatatatataaatggaatattactcagccaccaaaaaaatgTAATCTTACCATTtctaatgacatggatggaactagagggtattatgctaagtgaaataagtcaatcagagaaagataattatcagatgatttcactcatatgtggaatttaagaaacaaaacagaagatcatagaggaagggaaggcaaaataaaacaagacgaaatccagagggaaacaaaccataagagacttttaattctaggaaacaaactgagggttgctggaggggaggggggttgggagatggggcacctgggggatgggcattgaggagggcacatatgtaattagcactgtgtattatacgcaattgatgaatccctgaactctacctctgaaactaataatatactgtgtgtcaattagttgaatttaaataagataaaataaacacatataggACAAATCTAGAATGTATAGAGGACTCTTAAAGATGAAAAAGTCAAtcaaaaaaacaggcaaaatatgTGATCAAATATAAGCACCAAGAAAAAAGGAGCGTCTGTGTTCCGCCGGCTGCCGTAATCCCCGAACCTTGCTCACTGCCTGACACCTCAGAAGCGCACGGTGAGTATTTGCGACTGAGTGAGATAGTGGCCGCTGCTACAAATCACAGTACTGATAATAATCGtaaatgttcccttttcttttaaagtaggctccacacccaatgtggggctcaaactcacaacgccAGCATCAGGAGTCCcatgctctgccgactgagccagcccatAAATGTTCCCTATCATCTGCCTCCAGGAACGAGCTCTAAGCAAAATGGAGGCGCAGACCACGCTgctgctcagtgaagagccttCACCTGCACTGAGATCACTTCTCATCATCTAACTACAGCTACCACCAGACGTGTTCCGAGGGGACCCTGAAGTCGGACCAGACCCGCGTCTAAGTCGTGCTACTATCTTCGTGTCTTTCAACAACTTCGCCTCTCTGGGACAGTCTGTTCTCAGACTCCTGAGAATTTAATGAGATCAGGCATGGAAAGTCCTTGGTACAGTGCCTGGAGTACAATATGCTTGTTAAGATTACTGTTACCGTGTACAGATTATCGATTACTCTGAGTAAGTACCTACTAAATGTACAGTGAAAGCAGAGCATCAAAGGGCCTGGGATGGCACGCTGCCTCAGCCTGCAGGGGTGGGAAAAACAACAAACTCTCTCACGAAGATCTGCGGAGGCATTTCACCACAGAAGATCTatgaatggctaataagcacaggAAAGATGCTCGATATCATTAGTTATTAAGAAGATGTAAATGACAGGCACAATGAGAAACAACTGCACGCTGACTAGGATGCTTTAATAAATGCTGACGAGGACTGTGGGAAAATagaaaccctcctacactgttggtgggagtgtaaataaTGAAGCCAGTCtggaagagtttggaagtttcttaaaaaaaaaaaaaaaaaaatccaacataaatttaccatatgatccagcaatttcactcctaagCGTCTATTcgagggaaatgaaaacatatgtccccACTAAGACTTGTGCACGATAAGAGCCAGAAGTCAGACCCATCACCTGGTGAAAGGAAAGGCAAATGCAGTGTgtccatgcagtggaatattattcagccacacgAAGGAACTACTGATGCACCCTGACCGTGCCTGGGGAACCAGATGCCCTCTCATGGCACGACAGGGCAGACCTCGAAGCGTTAtgccgagtgaaagaagccacataCAAGAGACCACACACTGTATGACAGGAAATGTTCACAAGAGGCAATCtattacagagacagaaaggagattagTGGGGCAGGGTGCAGGCATGGGGAGGAACGGGAAAGGGCACAATAGATCTTACCGGGgttatgaaaatgttctcaaactGGCTTacagtgatggctgcacaacttgTTAAATGTACTAGAAATCActcaactgtacacttaaaatgtgtgaatttcaataaaattataaaaaaatcaacaatcgTAACTACAAGTCAATGATACAAACTGGACGCTGCAGCATTAGACAACTGACGAAGAAGAAACAAGAGGAAAGCCCTTTGAGTCAGTGATCTTGCAAAGCAAACGAGCACAAGAACTGTCTCTCTGGACAGTGAGGCCTGGGGAGAAGCCGGCAGCTGCCAGCCGGGTTCTGGAAAGCATCCGAGTGAGGCGGTGCGGGGACCAGGGGCGGAGGATCCCACAAGCAGAGGGGCAGTACCCAGATCGGTGGCCTGTGCCTGTGAGGCACACCTGCATTCTGGCCAACAATGCCCTAACTGAAGGAGGGATGGAAGGGGCTGGATCAGGGCTGCCCGCTCTTGGTGCCTGCCTGGCAAGGGAACCCGCAAACCCACTGCTGGAGGGAAGGTTATTCCACACGAACGAATGTCCCTTCCCTCCTGAAGGGAACAGGATTAACAACCCCTGGTCCTTCTCCCGTTCCCTTTAGGGAGTAGAGTGACTTCATGAAGAGGGAGACTGGTAGGCTGAGCCTCTTGCTCCCTCATTATTTTCCAGCCCTGAGACGAGCATGCCTGCAAAGCGAGGTGACCTCCTTGCCACCGCCTCCTCCCCGAGGTGAGCTCGCCTGGGTGCCCTAGCTCTGCCCTAGCTCTGCCCCCACCCGGGGGAGAGGCACGGAGTACAGCAGGAGCTCCGCCTGTAACTGGGTGGGTGAAGGGAATTCCTGAAGGCGCAGGAAGCTCCACCTGGGAGCTGTACGCCAGGCCGCGGTTGCTAACTCATCTCTGCCCACGTTACAGTAGATACTGCGTTCTAATTCCCACCTGGCCCTGTGACTACTCCTTAACTGGCTTAGATGAGGGGGCAGGGGCGTATGGGTATCAGGCTTTCCCACAACCCCGCTCCAAGTCAAATTCACTCACCACTGTCCTCTGTGACCTGCCACACATGCAGGTAAGAACTCGGAAGACCAGTGGTGACCAGCAACCTATTCATAACAGACAGAAGTATCAGTCCAGAGAGCGGGGAGCTCACCCACATACCCCCCGGCCTTTTCCCTTCCCAGCCCACTCAGCTTGGGATCCCTCCACTCCCCATACTGGGAAGCTTCCTGCAGGGAGAGATCATCGAGACCAGTCACGCTCATTTCACGGAGGAGGAGCAGACTCACTCCACCTGAGGGACCCGCAGAGCTCAGGGAGGctcatgggactgagcccaggCTTCCACGGGGCACGATGCATCCTAGAGAGGACACAGCGTGAAGCCTGGACACACAACCCTCACCCGGACACTCTCAGCCTCTGCCAACCGGGGCTACTGGTCCCCACTACCCACCGCCAGTTCTTTGAGAAACCAAGGGCATCCTTCTACTCTATGTTCCTTGGAACAACTCCAGCGATCTGGGGGTTACACTAGCCCAAAGGTCTGTCGTCTGTGAGGGACCATCAAACTACCAAacaatgagggttttttttttttttgtttttttattccaaatctgggggggggggtgtgcctgCGTGttgagggggtaggggcagaggtgGTGATAAAGAGGCAGGATACCCCTGACAGCTCCAGCTACTCCACCCAGAATGGAAGGTCTGGGTCACAGAGCTGACCATACCTGGTGTCTGGCACGTGCTTCAGATCGAAGACAGACGTGTCTGAAAACCCTCCATGGCACACCTTGAAATCTCTTTCTGGGCATAAGCCCTAAAATACAAAGGGGTGGCCCATCAGAAAGCCTGCTTTCCAAAGGAACATTTCCGACAAGTTCTAGGTCAGACGCCAGCATGGAGGCCCCTTGGCTGCAACAGACGCTTCTCTCTGCTGGGCCTCAGTGCGCAACCCTTGTAAACAGTGGTCTCAGCTACCTACACAGacaccttcccttccttcctgcacaTCCAAAACCCTTCTCTGAACCTTTCCCCGGGTCCTTTCACTAGAGTACAAGTGTTACACTCCAGGCTTTCTTAGAGGAGTCACAGAAGCTTCATAGCTTCATTGGAGACAGCTGGAACCTATCAGTCAACTAACCCATCCCccattcctcccccacctcccactggAAGTCAGGTGGGTTCTTCTAGCAATAAAAATGTAACCACCACCAATTATCCAGTGTTCGCTGTGTCAGGCGCTGTGTTCAGTGCTTTATCTACTTTATCACATTGAATTCTTACACCACCCTGTCACCTATATACTGTAATGACTTCTAGAGTGACAAAACAAAGGCACAGGGAACTTAAGCaccttttccaaggtcacacagggatTATGCTGCGGATCTGAACCCAAGTCTGTCTAACCAAAGTTCACGCTCTGAGCCACTAGACTCCACTCTTTCCATGTGAGGAACTGGAACCAGAGGGAAAGGAGGTAGCcacaagaaaaaagaggaaaggccAGGTGAGGCAGGAGATAAATGAAGTATCTTCTCAGGGCTCAGTCTGGGTGAGTCAGCTCCTGGCTCAAGCCTGAGTGGTGGGGATCCGGGAGATCAAGAGCACTAGGCAGGAAAATCCCCTCCAAGGCAACAAAGGCCAGGCTGTCTTCAGACGAGTCTGAGTGATTTTACAGCAACATCACGTAGCTACCcactcttttcttcttcacatgTTCTCTTTTCTTGGCTTCTGAGACACTGCCCTTTTCTGAGACTCCTGCTTCACAGACTGTTCCTTCTTAGCGTTTGTTGTGGGTCCATCTTCCTCTAACCACTCCTGAAATATACTCCCTAAGGTTTGATCTTTAGACATCATCTGCTTCTATTCCTTATATGCGACACTGTCATCTTAGGTGATCTTAACCATTCTAAGGGCTTCAACTACCCTCTATGCCCTAATGGCTCCCTAAGCCAAAATCTATTTTTGATAAAGTAAAATTGACCACTTCCTCTAGGAGCCCTCTGTAAACCTCAGACATCTTGTAGCACTTATCTCTGTGCATCCCTGCCTCCCCGTGAGACACGCAGAGCAGGACCAGTGCTTGGCCCTCTCTCTGTCTAGTATCCGGGACAATACCTAGTAGACACAGGCACTCTCTAAAGgtttaataaatggataaaaagtaGACACAAATACTCAGCGTTTATATTTCAAGTTACCTGGTTTTCTTTTACAGAAAGTCTGAGAGGTAATATCAGATGaagaatctcattttttttcaggcTTTCATAGCCAGCAACAAAGACTCCTGGAAAAAGAAGCAGAAGTAGCTGTGACAAACTGCTAGAAAGATCCTGGACAGAGGC
The sequence above is drawn from the Ursus arctos isolate Adak ecotype North America unplaced genomic scaffold, UrsArc2.0 scaffold_28, whole genome shotgun sequence genome and encodes:
- the WDR73 gene encoding WD repeat-containing protein 73 — translated: MEPEEDWLVESLRLYQDFHAFDLSGATRVLEWIGDKGVFVAGYESLKKNEILHLILPLRLSVKENQGLCPERDFKVCHGGFSDTSVFDLKHVPDTRLLVTTGLPSSYLHVWQVTEDSDVIQAVSSIAVQQKEGGLWPRVAIFSSTAPRVLHGARLRSLNIVDLETQKTTYTSGVSDSEELSSLQVLDADTFAFCCASGRLGLVDIRQKWAPSENLSPGPGAAGGRWYADVGGRGPGPSIASLGSNGQLCLLDPRDLGHPVSSVQCSVSAPSPDPELLRVTWAPGLDGCLAISGFDGTVQVYDATSWDGVGSQVDPLFTHRGHIFLEGSQIDTAPLVTTHTWHPHKPRTLLSAASDASLHVWDWVDLRVAS